A single region of the Deltaproteobacteria bacterium GWC2_65_14 genome encodes:
- a CDS encoding gamma carbonic anhydrase family protein: MLIPHGGVRPACHGSVYVADGAKVIGDVEIGEDSSVWFHTVIRGDIHRIRIGRSTNVQDHCVLHVTTEHPLTVGDFVTLGHRAVAHGCTIGDLYLIGIGAIVLDGAVVGRGSVIGAGAVVSPGTVVPPHSLVLGVPGKVVRDLGPGSVDGIRKTAENYVGLARSYREG; the protein is encoded by the coding sequence ATGTTGATCCCGCACGGCGGTGTCCGTCCGGCATGCCACGGCAGCGTCTACGTGGCGGACGGCGCGAAGGTGATCGGGGATGTGGAGATCGGGGAGGACTCGAGCGTCTGGTTCCACACCGTGATCCGGGGCGACATCCACCGGATCCGGATCGGGCGGAGCACGAACGTGCAGGACCACTGCGTCCTCCACGTGACGACGGAGCATCCGCTCACGGTGGGCGATTTCGTGACCCTCGGGCATCGTGCGGTGGCCCACGGCTGCACGATCGGGGACCTCTACCTGATCGGGATCGGAGCGATCGTTCTCGACGGGGCGGTCGTCGGCCGGGGGAGCGTGATCGGGGCGGGCGCGGTGGTCTCCCCCGGGACGGTCGTCCCCCCGCACTCCCTGGTGCTCGGGGTGCCGGGGAAGGTCGTCCGGGACCTGGGACCGGGGTCGGTCGACGGGATCCGGAAGACGGCGGAAAACTATGTCGGATTAGCAAGATCCTACCGGGAGGGGTGA
- a CDS encoding EmrB/QacA family drug resistance transporter, with translation MHGSKWIVAVTVMLPTLIEIIDISVANVSLDHIRGSLSGGIDEAAWVLTSYLVSNAIVIPMTGWLARTFGRKRYLTFSILLFTAASFLCGSSTSLGMLVFFRVLQGIGGGALQPLSQAILLETFPPREHGIAMAIFGVGVMFGPIAGPLMGGYITDTLSWRWIFYVNIPIGLLAVFMVSMFIHDPPYLKRAEKLRVDTWGIALLTVGIGALQIVLDKGQREDWFSSDFILVMSGIAVLSLLAFVIVELYVAEHPIVDLRAFRNVSFTSGNVIMFVAFFNLLGSIVLLPLYAQILLGYTATLAGLVLSPGGVATLLTMPVVGKLIEKQNPKYLLALGVMVCAFSTRQMAGFSLGADFSSLMLPRIYLGIGMGFLFIPLTTLTLSSIPKPQMGNATSIYNLLRNLGGSFGVAFSTTMFARRAQVHQSHLTEQLTGYDQAFRSAIDLGRSVLPGRGVPEGAAEGLTMKMIYAQTVRQATAMGFNDAFWILSVLMACVLPLLLLMRRPDHQNGSPPSGH, from the coding sequence ATGCACGGGAGCAAGTGGATCGTCGCCGTCACCGTGATGCTCCCCACGCTGATCGAGATCATCGACATCAGCGTGGCGAACGTCTCCCTCGACCATATCCGGGGCTCGCTCTCCGGGGGGATCGACGAGGCGGCCTGGGTCCTGACCTCCTACCTCGTCTCGAACGCGATCGTCATCCCGATGACCGGATGGCTCGCCCGCACCTTCGGCCGGAAGCGGTACCTCACCTTCTCCATCCTCCTTTTCACGGCGGCCTCCTTCCTCTGTGGCTCCTCGACGAGCCTGGGGATGCTCGTCTTCTTCCGCGTCCTCCAGGGGATCGGGGGCGGGGCGCTCCAGCCGCTCTCCCAGGCGATTCTCCTGGAGACCTTCCCGCCGCGGGAGCACGGGATCGCCATGGCGATCTTCGGGGTCGGCGTGATGTTCGGGCCGATCGCCGGCCCCCTGATGGGGGGCTACATCACCGACACCCTCTCCTGGCGCTGGATCTTCTACGTGAACATCCCGATCGGCCTCCTCGCCGTGTTCATGGTCTCGATGTTCATCCACGACCCCCCCTACCTGAAGCGCGCGGAGAAGCTGCGGGTGGACACCTGGGGGATCGCCCTGCTGACCGTCGGGATCGGCGCGCTCCAGATCGTGCTGGACAAGGGGCAGCGGGAGGACTGGTTCTCCTCCGACTTCATCCTCGTGATGAGCGGGATCGCGGTCCTGTCGCTCCTGGCGTTCGTGATCGTCGAGCTCTACGTCGCCGAGCACCCGATCGTGGACCTGCGGGCCTTCCGGAACGTCTCCTTCACCTCGGGGAACGTGATCATGTTCGTGGCCTTCTTCAACCTGCTGGGGTCCATCGTGCTCCTTCCCCTCTACGCGCAGATCCTTCTCGGGTACACCGCGACGCTCGCGGGTCTGGTCCTCTCCCCCGGAGGAGTCGCCACCCTGCTCACGATGCCGGTCGTCGGGAAGCTGATCGAGAAACAAAACCCCAAATACCTCCTCGCCCTGGGGGTGATGGTCTGCGCCTTCTCCACCCGGCAGATGGCCGGCTTCAGCCTGGGGGCCGACTTTTCCTCCCTCATGCTCCCCCGGATCTACCTGGGGATCGGGATGGGCTTCCTCTTCATCCCCCTGACCACCCTCACCCTCTCCTCCATCCCGAAGCCGCAGATGGGGAACGCCACCTCGATCTACAACCTGTTGAGAAACCTCGGGGGTTCCTTCGGGGTCGCCTTCTCGACCACCATGTTCGCGAGACGCGCCCAGGTCCACCAGAGCCACCTCACGGAGCAGCTGACCGGGTACGACCAGGCGTTCCGCTCGGCCATCGACCTCGGCCGGTCGGTCCTGCCGGGGAGGGGGGTTCCCGAGGGCGCCGCCGAGGGGCTCACGATGAAGATGATTTACGCCCAGACCGTCCGGCAGGCGACCGCCATGGGGTTCAACGACGCCTTCTGGATCCTGTCGGTCCTGATGGCCTGCGTCCTCCCGCTGCTGCTCCTGATGCGCCGCCCGGACCACCAGAACGGGAGTCCCCCCTCCGGACACTGA
- a CDS encoding EF-P lysine aminoacylase GenX, translating into MLRTRARILDGIRAFFRTRGFCEVDPPIALRYPNIDPNIFPVQVQDPAGRGKTLYLHTSPELSMKKLLAAGSGNIFYLGKVFRDREGSPLHSPEFTMLEWYRVEEPAEAVMRDVEELCRELAGEFAGADTIRRKGSAVALPARWPRWEISEAFRELLGVAPLDREALFAALSRKGLRPATDESWEDLFFRACLEVVEPAAADKGALFLTGYPAALAAMAKRRTGGDGLAERFEGFVAGVELVNGYEELTDPEEQEERLRELAARHEARTGQPLPIDPEFLDALRAGLPPCSGAALGVDRLIMLLAGAESIADVMLP; encoded by the coding sequence ATCCTGCGCACCCGCGCGAGGATCCTGGACGGAATCCGGGCGTTTTTCCGGACGCGGGGATTCTGCGAGGTCGATCCCCCCATCGCGCTGCGCTACCCGAATATCGACCCGAACATCTTCCCGGTGCAGGTGCAGGATCCCGCCGGGCGCGGAAAGACCCTCTATCTCCACACCTCCCCCGAGCTGTCGATGAAGAAGCTGCTCGCCGCCGGCTCGGGAAACATCTTCTACCTGGGGAAGGTCTTCCGGGACCGGGAGGGGTCGCCGCTCCACTCCCCGGAGTTCACGATGCTCGAATGGTACCGGGTGGAGGAGCCGGCGGAGGCGGTGATGCGGGACGTCGAGGAGCTCTGCCGGGAGCTGGCCGGGGAATTCGCCGGGGCGGACACGATCCGCCGCAAGGGATCCGCGGTAGCGCTTCCCGCGCGGTGGCCGAGGTGGGAGATCTCCGAGGCCTTCCGGGAGCTGCTCGGCGTCGCGCCGCTCGACCGGGAGGCGCTGTTCGCGGCGCTGTCCCGCAAGGGGCTGCGCCCGGCGACGGACGAATCCTGGGAGGATCTCTTCTTCCGCGCCTGCCTGGAGGTGGTCGAGCCGGCGGCCGCGGACAAAGGGGCCCTGTTCCTGACCGGATATCCGGCCGCGCTCGCCGCCATGGCGAAGCGGCGGACGGGGGGGGACGGCCTGGCCGAGCGGTTCGAGGGGTTCGTGGCCGGGGTCGAGCTGGTGAACGGCTACGAGGAGCTGACCGATCCCGAAGAGCAGGAGGAGCGTCTCCGGGAGCTTGCGGCGCGGCACGAGGCGCGGACGGGACAACCCTTGCCGATCGACCCGGAGTTCCTCGACGCCCTGCGGGCGGGGCTTCCCCCCTGCTCCGGCGCGGCGCTCGGCGTCGACCGGCTGATCATGCTCCTGGCGGGGGCGGAATCGATCGCGGACGTGATGCTCCCGTGA
- a CDS encoding glutamate dehydrogenase codes for MLGEAVEQLDRAAKLLNLDPNLANRLRYPKRALIVTVPVRMDNGDVVPYTGYRVHHNITMGPGKGGIRYSPTVSLEETTALAMWMTWKSGLMNIPFGGAKGGVCCNPLEMSRRELQALTRRFTSEIVMLIGPEKDIPAPDMFTDEQTMSWMMDTYSMQMGYSVPGVVTGKPLVVGGSVGRREATGRGLVNLVLAAVERLGLSPEKLTAVVQGFGNVGSVAAQEFHQHGVKVVAVSDIYGGAHDPGGLPVDDLVRHVGKGGKVAEFPGVTPVSNQELLEIPCDILAPCATAGQITKENAPRIRCRILAEGANGPTTLEADEILARNKVFLIPDVLGNAGGVTASYFEWVQDTQKFFWDIDEVNRQLKRIMTEAFREVLALAHERKISHRMAALMIGISRVAQAMRFRGLYP; via the coding sequence ATGCTCGGCGAGGCGGTGGAGCAGCTGGACCGGGCCGCGAAGCTTTTGAACCTGGACCCGAACCTGGCCAACCGCCTCCGGTACCCGAAGCGGGCGCTCATCGTCACCGTGCCGGTCCGGATGGACAACGGGGATGTCGTCCCCTACACCGGGTACCGGGTCCACCACAACATCACGATGGGGCCGGGGAAGGGGGGGATCCGGTACAGCCCCACCGTCTCCCTGGAGGAGACCACCGCCCTGGCCATGTGGATGACCTGGAAGTCCGGGCTGATGAACATCCCCTTCGGGGGGGCCAAGGGCGGGGTCTGCTGCAACCCGCTCGAGATGTCCCGCCGGGAGCTGCAGGCGCTGACCCGTCGCTTCACCTCCGAGATCGTCATGCTGATCGGGCCGGAGAAGGACATCCCGGCGCCGGACATGTTCACGGACGAGCAGACGATGTCCTGGATGATGGACACCTACTCGATGCAGATGGGCTACTCCGTGCCCGGCGTGGTCACGGGGAAGCCGCTCGTCGTCGGGGGGTCGGTGGGGCGGCGGGAGGCGACGGGGCGGGGGCTGGTGAACCTCGTCCTCGCGGCCGTCGAACGGCTCGGGCTCTCCCCGGAGAAGCTCACCGCCGTGGTCCAGGGGTTCGGGAACGTGGGGTCGGTGGCGGCGCAGGAGTTTCATCAGCATGGGGTGAAGGTGGTCGCGGTGAGCGACATCTACGGGGGAGCGCACGATCCGGGCGGGCTGCCGGTCGACGACCTGGTCCGGCACGTCGGGAAGGGGGGAAAGGTGGCGGAGTTCCCGGGGGTGACCCCGGTGTCCAACCAGGAGCTCCTGGAGATCCCCTGCGACATCCTGGCTCCCTGCGCCACGGCGGGGCAGATCACGAAGGAGAACGCCCCCCGGATCCGCTGCCGCATCCTGGCCGAGGGGGCGAACGGTCCGACCACCCTGGAGGCGGACGAGATCCTGGCCCGGAACAAGGTGTTCCTGATCCCCGATGTCCTGGGGAACGCGGGCGGTGTGACCGCCTCCTACTTCGAGTGGGTCCAGGACACGCAGAAGTTCTTCTGGGACATCGACGAGGTGAACCGGCAGCTCAAGCGGATCATGACCGAGGCGTTCCGGGAGGTGCTCGCGCTGGCGCACGAGAGGAAGATCTCGCACCGGATGGCGGCGCTGATGATCGGGATCTCGCGGGTGGCGCAGGCGATGCGGTTCCGGGGGCTCTACCCGTAA
- a CDS encoding chemotaxis protein MotB, protein MRRVALFLSAVAALGICLGGCTRLESTYLKKAGEAERLSGELAALQQRHRSLEEENRALQANVAKLEGTVRGLGEELSDTRSERDHLRGNLGFVTGERDRLAADNRELDRTLKAKADSLSRTIVELRGKVADLERENGSLRQEIAALKKAQEEKVEKVGKTYEGLMSKMQEEIRQGQMTISELKGKLTLNLVDAILFDTGKAEVKPGGIAVLRKIVSVLRDEREKAIRIEGHTDNVPITGTLVKTYPTNWELSAARAINVTRYLQEQGIDPGILSAVAYGEHKPVAGNSTPEGKARNRRIEIILVPREP, encoded by the coding sequence ATGCGAAGAGTCGCGCTGTTCCTGTCGGCCGTCGCCGCCCTCGGGATCTGCCTGGGAGGTTGCACCCGGCTCGAGAGCACCTACCTGAAGAAGGCGGGCGAAGCGGAAAGGCTTTCCGGGGAACTCGCGGCGCTGCAGCAGCGGCACCGCTCCCTGGAAGAGGAGAACCGGGCGCTCCAGGCGAATGTCGCGAAGCTCGAGGGAACGGTCCGCGGGCTCGGGGAGGAGCTTTCCGATACCCGTTCGGAGAGGGACCACCTGAGGGGGAACCTCGGTTTCGTCACCGGGGAGCGGGACCGGCTCGCCGCCGACAACCGGGAGCTGGACCGCACGCTCAAGGCGAAGGCCGATTCCCTGTCGCGGACGATCGTGGAGCTCCGCGGGAAGGTGGCCGACCTGGAACGGGAGAACGGATCGCTCCGGCAGGAGATCGCCGCCCTCAAGAAAGCCCAGGAAGAGAAGGTCGAGAAGGTCGGGAAAACCTACGAGGGTCTGATGTCGAAGATGCAGGAGGAGATCCGGCAGGGGCAGATGACGATCTCCGAGCTGAAGGGGAAGCTGACGCTGAACCTGGTGGACGCGATCCTGTTCGACACCGGCAAGGCGGAAGTGAAGCCCGGGGGGATCGCCGTGCTGCGGAAGATCGTCTCCGTCCTCCGGGACGAGCGGGAGAAGGCGATCCGGATCGAGGGGCACACCGACAACGTCCCGATCACGGGTACCCTCGTGAAGACCTACCCCACGAACTGGGAGCTCTCCGCCGCGCGGGCGATAAACGTGACCCGCTACCTGCAGGAGCAGGGGATCGACCCGGGGATCCTCTCCGCCGTGGCCTACGGGGAGCACAAGCCGGTGGCGGGCAATTCCACCCCCGAGGGAAAGGCGAGGAACCGGCGGATCGAGATCATCCTGGTCCCACGGGAACCCTGA